The genome window GCCGCGCCCGGCGATCAGTTCCTCATGGGTGCCCGACTCCACGATGCGCCCGCGGTCGAGGACCACAATGTGGTCGGCGTCCCGCACCGTGCTGAGCCGGTGGGCGATGACGAAGCTGGTCCGGTCCTCCAGCACCTGTCGCAGATTGTCCTGGATGGCCCGTTCGGACTCCGTATCCAGTGCGCTGGTCGCCTCGTCAAAGATGAGCACCGGCGGGTCCCGGTACAGGGCGCGGGCGATGGCGATGCGCTGCCGCTGGCCGCCGGAGAGCGCGATTCCGGACTCGCCGATGCGCGTCTCATAGCCGAGGGGCAGGCGGGAGATAAAGTCGTGGGCGTTCGCAAGGTGGGTGGCCCGCAGGACACGCTCGAAGTCCGGTTCCCGGTCCCCGAAGGCGACGTTGCGGAGGATGGTGTCCGAAAAGATGTGGTTCTCCTGAAGCACGATCCCGATGCGCCGGCGCAGGTCGCGCAGGTTGACGGTTTGCAGGTCCACGTTGTCGTACAGGATGCTGCCCTCGGTGGGCTGCACCAGTCCGGCCAGCAGCTTGACCAGGGTGGTCTTGCCGGAGCCGCTGCGGCCCACGATGGCCACGGTCTTGCCGGGGGCGACCCGCAGGTTGATGCCGGAGAGGATGGCCGGCGACTCGGGCCCCCCGTAGCGGAACCCGACGTTCCGGAACTCCACCTGTCCCTCCAGGGACGGCACCGGCTTGAGGCGCGACCGATCCCGGCCCTGCTCGGGCTCGGACTCGAAGAGGTCCCCAAGGCGGTTCAGCAGCACGGTCATCCACTGCAGGTGGTCCCAGACCCCGAGCGTTCGGAAGATCGCATTTGCGGCCATGGCCAGCAGGGTGTTGAACGCCACAAACCGCCCCACGGTGAGGCTGCCCTCGACCACCAGATGCGCGCCGAACCACAGGAACAGGCCCCCCGACAGCAATCCGAGGATCTGGATCGCGCTCTGGTAGGACATCATGATGAAGCTGCCCCGGAGCAGGCCCTGGGACACGCTGAGAAACTGCGCCAGCAGGGCCTCGCGAAAGGCGGGCTCCGCCGCCGAGGCCTTCACCGCCTCGATGCCCTTGATCGCATCAATCTGGTACGAGCTGTACCGTGAATGGCTGGCCTCCAGCCGCGCGAACAGCGGCCGCAGCACCCGCCGGGAGAATCCCATGAGCCCGAGGTAGAGCGGGAGCGTCGCAAGGAAGACCAGCGTGAGCGGGATGCTGTACAGCGCCATCAGGAGCACGCACCCCGTGAATTGGATCAGCGCCAGCAGGCTGCCGATGCCGTGCTCGACCACGAACTCCCGGATTTCCCGGGCGCCATCCAGCCGGCGCTGGATGTCTCCGGTGCGCCGGTTGTTGAAGTACGCCATGGGCAGGTCGAGCAGTCGGCGTGTCAGGTAATCCAGGATGGCGCAGTCCACCTGCACCGTCGCGAAGCTCAGCAGGTATTTCTGGAGGAGGTTGCAGGCGACCAGTCCCGCCAGCGCGGCGGCCATGCCCAGGATCACCTGGCGGAGGAGATCCAGTTCCTGGTCCACGATCACGCGATCCACCACCACCTGGGTGCCCACGGGCAGCACCAGTTGCAGCGCGGTCACCGCGAGCGCCAAGAGCAGCGCCTGGAGGAAGGTGCCTCGATGCCGGGCGAGGAACGGAAGCATCCAGGCCCATGAACCGCCGCCTTCGGGGGCCCGTTCGAACGCCTCGGTGTAGTCAAACAGGGCGACGTACCCCGACCACAATTCGCTGAACTCGGCCCGCGGGACCTTGCGATGTCCCGTGGCGGGATCCACCAGCCAGACATGGGTTTCGGAGACGTGCTCCACCACGAGCCAGTGGCGGCCTTCCCAGTGCGCGATGGCCGGGAGCGGCATCTGGTCCAGATGGCGTCGCGACGCCTTGACCCCGCGTGCCGCCAACCCGAGCTCCGTCGCGGCCGAGCACAGGGCCTCGAGGCTGGTGCCGTCCGGTCCCACGTGGCACAGCTCGCGGATGCGCGCGAGGTTCACCCGCCGCCCGAAATGCCGGCACACCATCGCGAGGCAGGCGGCGCCGCAGTCCATCTCGTCAATCTGCTGCACCAGCGGGATCCGCCGGATCCGCCCTTTGCGACTTCGGAAGAGCCCCCGCTCATCCGCGAACGGCTCCTCGGTGTCCGCGGCCTCCGGGTGGGCCTCCGGACGTTCCTCGGTGCCTGCCGGAAGCAGTTCCTGGGCGAAATCCAGAGGCAGCCGTGCGCGGGCTTTGGCCTCGTACAGGGCGCGGCGCTCCACGAGGAGCCGTTCGATTTCAGGGAACTGCCGATCCAGATCGGCGACGTCCTCCGGGGACAGGGACAGCAGGCGGCAGTCGGAGGCCGCCTCAACGCTGGCGGCCCTGGGCTCCCCGGTGAGCACCGACAGCTCCCCAAAATAGTCGCCTTCCCGGAAGAAGGCCACATTGACGGCGCGATCCGGGGGGCCGGTAAAGATCCGCACCCGGCCCTCCCGCACGATGTACATCGGGCCGGCCGGATCCCCCTGCCGGATCAGGGTCGCTCCCTTGGGAAACTCGACGGGCTTCAGCCGGTCTATGAGTGCTCGCAGCGCGGGTGCGGGC of Verrucomicrobiia bacterium contains these proteins:
- a CDS encoding peptidase domain-containing ABC transporter, whose protein sequence is MTPRAEEILRTTSFARFLQPAHLEEVRDRFQLIHYDFGDTIIRQGEAADAFYVLITGRARVLKEQADGSEVTLFRLQPGHEFGESALLQSQPRTTTVRCSTAADVLRLGRVDFQELVARYPDLLHSLELLSRWRALHSFLYTYSHFGRLPAPALRALIDRLKPVEFPKGATLIRQGDPAGPMYIVREGRVRIFTGPPDRAVNVAFFREGDYFGELSVLTGEPRAASVEAASDCRLLSLSPEDVADLDRQFPEIERLLVERRALYEAKARARLPLDFAQELLPAGTEERPEAHPEAADTEEPFADERGLFRSRKGRIRRIPLVQQIDEMDCGAACLAMVCRHFGRRVNLARIRELCHVGPDGTSLEALCSAATELGLAARGVKASRRHLDQMPLPAIAHWEGRHWLVVEHVSETHVWLVDPATGHRKVPRAEFSELWSGYVALFDYTEAFERAPEGGGSWAWMLPFLARHRGTFLQALLLALAVTALQLVLPVGTQVVVDRVIVDQELDLLRQVILGMAAALAGLVACNLLQKYLLSFATVQVDCAILDYLTRRLLDLPMAYFNNRRTGDIQRRLDGAREIREFVVEHGIGSLLALIQFTGCVLLMALYSIPLTLVFLATLPLYLGLMGFSRRVLRPLFARLEASHSRYSSYQIDAIKGIEAVKASAAEPAFREALLAQFLSVSQGLLRGSFIMMSYQSAIQILGLLSGGLFLWFGAHLVVEGSLTVGRFVAFNTLLAMAANAIFRTLGVWDHLQWMTVLLNRLGDLFESEPEQGRDRSRLKPVPSLEGQVEFRNVGFRYGGPESPAILSGINLRVAPGKTVAIVGRSGSGKTTLVKLLAGLVQPTEGSILYDNVDLQTVNLRDLRRRIGIVLQENHIFSDTILRNVAFGDREPDFERVLRATHLANAHDFISRLPLGYETRIGESGIALSGGQRQRIAIARALYRDPPVLIFDEATSALDTESERAIQDNLRQVLEDRTSFVIAHRLSTVRDADHIVVLDRGRIVESGTHEELIAGRGLYFHLCSQQLAL